A stretch of Henckelia pumila isolate YLH828 chromosome 4, ASM3356847v2, whole genome shotgun sequence DNA encodes these proteins:
- the LOC140860259 gene encoding brefeldin A-inhibited guanine nucleotide-exchange protein 1-like, with protein sequence MSSPQNLGGASRCGWVLGPALDKIIKNVAWRKHSQLVSACKSALDRLHSLADDSGDPTSCCPLYGLSSADADFLLQTLIMAIESASPKVVEPALDCAYRLFSFGLIRGCEIKDDSSIIFRLVDSVCKCAVLGDEPVELGVLKVLLSAVRSPCIYFRGDCLVEVVRSCFNIYLGGHSGTNQICAKSVLGQMMIIVFTRVQENSMLVEFKNVSVSELLEFADRNLNEGSSIQFAQNFVNEIVETKDSIDSNLSLDLQNGGKHREGKADESVNEGDDLSGYSKIREDGFLLYKNLCKLSMKFSSQEHPDDQILLRGKILSLELLNVIMGNAGPIWRTNERFLNAVKQYLCLSLLKNSALSVMAIFQLLCSIFQNLISKFRSVLKSEIGIFFPMLILRVLENVLQPSFLQKMTILSLLEKMSQDSQFIIDIFVNYDCDVDAPNIFERTVNGLLKTALGPPPGSTTTLSPAQDMTFRHESVKCLVRIIKSMGSWMDHQLKVGDVNPPKLSDNENLTESPSNLNEDTNFTDYELPSQANSEFSDAISLEQRRAYKLEMQKGVALFNRKPSKGIEFLISTKKVGSSPEEVASFLKSTPSLNESMIGDYFGEREDFPMKVMHAYVDSFNFEKMGFGEAIRYFLRGFRLPGEAQKIDRIMEKFAERYCKCNSDAFSSADTAYVLAYSVIMLNTDAHNSMVKDKMTKADFIRNNRGIDNGKDLAEDYLGALYDQIVKNEIRMKANSSAPQSKQENSLNKLLGFDGILNLVWKQTEEKPLGANGYQIRHIQEQFKANSLKSEAVYYAVADPTILRFMVEVCWGPILAAFSVTLDQIDDKEATSQCLQGFRHAVHVTAVMGMQTQRDAFVTTVAKFTYLHCAADMKQKNVDAVKAIISIAIEDGNYLQEAWEHILTCLSRFEHLQLLGDGAPYDLSSLNTSYSDTEDISLKSSSYPSLKKKGTLQNPAVMAVVRGCSYDSTSVRANSPGLVTPEQINNFISNLHLLDQIGSFELNHIFAQSQRLNSEAIVAFVKVLCKVSMSELQSPTDPRVFSLTKIVEVAHYNMNRIRLVWSRIWGVLSEFFVAVGLSENLSVAIFVMDSLRQLAMKFLEREELANYNFQNEFLSPFVVVMQKSSSTEIRELVVRCVSQMVLSRVNNVKSGWKSVFMVFTAAAADERKSIVLLAFETMEKIVREYFSHITETETMTFTDCVKCLITFTNSRFNSDVSLNAIAFLRYCAVRLADGELASNEKIKGDEITSLEDNVSDVQACKDKDEYMHFWVPLLSGLSRLTSDPRSAIRKSALEVLFNILKDHGHLFSQPFWSNVFNSVIFPVFRSTFDSNVDQKDDSSSPSARVTHSDGSAWDSETSAIAAECLSDLFVQFFESVRSQLLGVVTILVGFIRSPGQGPSSAGVSALMRLVADLKSNLFEKEWRDIFLCLKEAAASSFPGLVKLLKTMDSVEVPDVAQPDSDMELTSGNVAVNDDPENDNLQTAAYVVSRMKSHITTQLLILQVVTDLYKMHWQTLSTGSIILLLETYSSIASHSHELNIETSLLLKLEKACYALEISEPPLVHFENESYQNYINFLHDLLMNNSSLCEERNIEAELVSVCEQVLKIYLNCAGFGSVNNAVSKPVRHSFLPLGSAKKEELAARTPLVLLVMRILCRMERDSFRIYVSQLFPLLADLVRSEHNSQEVQLVLSNIFQSCIGPLLMQS encoded by the exons ATGTCATCTCCCCAAAACCTAGGTGGGGCGTCACGTTGCGGGTGGGTGCTGGGTCCTGCCCTGGACAAGATAATCAAGAATGTGGCCTGGAGGAAGCACTCCCAGCTTGTCTCTGCCTGTAAATCTGCGCTCGACAGGCTCCATTCTTTGGCCGATGATTCCGGCGATCCCACCTCCTGCTGCCCCCTCTACGGCCTTTCTTCTGCGGATGCTGATTTCCTTCTGCAAACCCTTATCATGGCCATCGAATCGGCTTCGCCTAAGGTGGTCGAACCCGCTCTAGATTGTGCTTACCGACTTTTTTCTTTCGGCCTCATCCGCGGCTGCGAAATCAAAGATGACTCCTCCATCATTTTCCGCCTGGTTGACTCTGTTTGTAAATGCGCCGTACTGGGGGACGAGCCCGTTGAGCTTGGCGTTCTCAAGGTCCTGCTCTCTGCTGTTCGATCCCCCTGTATCTACTTCCGGGGTGATTGCCTTGTTGAGGTTGTCAGATCCTGCTTCAATATCTACCTGGGTGGCCATAGTGGCACCAATCAGATCTGTGCGAAGTCGGTTCTTGGGCAGATGATGATCATTGTTTTCACCAGGGTGCAAGAAAATTCCATGCTCGTCGAGTTCAAGAATGTGTCTGTCTCTGAATTGCTGGAGTTCGCTGACAGGAATCTGAATGAAGGGAGTTCAATACAATTTGCTCAAAACTTCGTTAATGAGATTGTGGAAACGAAGGACAGTATTGATTCTAATTTGTCCTTGGATCTTCAAAATGGTGGCAAGCACCGAGAGGGGAAGGCTGATGAATCTGTCAATGAGGGTGATGATTTGAGCGGCTACAGTAAAATTAGGGAGGATGGCTTTTTGCTTTACAAGAATTTATGCAAGTTATCCATGAAGTTTTCGTCACAGGAGCATCCTGATGATCAGATCCTTTTAAGGGGCAAAATTCTCTCATTGGAGCTTCTAAACGTCATTATGGGGAATGCAGGTCCAATATGGCGTACCAATGAGAG GTTTCTCAATGCGGTCAAGCAGTATCTGTGCTTATCATTGTTAAAGAACAGTGCTCTATCTGTTATGGCTATTTTTCAACTTCTCTGTTCAATATTTCAAAACTTAATTTCCAAATTTAGATCCGTCCTCAAATCAGAAATTGGAATTTTTTTCCCCATGCTGATCCTTCGCGTGCTGGAGAATGTGCTTCAGCCTAGTTTCTTACAGAAGATGACCATTCTGAGTCTACTCGAGAAGATGTCTCAGGATTCACAGTTTATTATCGATATTTTTGTCAATTATGACTGTGATGTGGATGCTCCAAACATATTTGAAAG GACCGTCAATGGACTTCTGAAAACTGCTCTAGGTCCACCACCAGGTTCAACTACCACTTTGTCACCTGCCCAAGATATGACATTTCGTCATGAATCAGTCAAGTGTTTGGTTAGAATCATTAAATCAATGGGGTCATGGATGGACCACCAACTGAAAGTTGGAGATGTGAATCCACCGAAGTTGTCTGACAACGAGAACTTGACTGAATCACCCTCTAATTTGAACGAGGATACAAATTTTACTGATTATGAGCTGCCCTCACAAGCAAACTCTGAATTTTCGGATGCAATCTCATTGGAGCAACGCAGAGCTTATAAACTAGAAATGCAG AAAGGCGTTGCTCTGTTCAACAGAAAACCTTCGAAGGGAATTGAGTTCTTAATAAGCACCAAAAAGGTTGGAAGCTCTCCTGAAGAAGTAGCTTCTTTTCTTAAAAGTACACCTAGCTTGAATGAAAGTATGATTGGTGATTATTTTGGTGAAAGAGAGGATTTTCCTATGAAAGTAATGCATGCATATGTAGATTCATTCAACTTTGAAAAAATGGGCTTTGGTGAAGCAATCAGGTACTTTTTAAGAGGGTTTAGGTTACCTGGAGAAGCGCAAAAGATTGACCGTATCATGGAAAAATTTGCTGAACGCTATTGTAAATGCAATTCGGATGCGTTTTCAAGTGCAGATACAGCTTATGTCCTTGCATACTCTGTTATAATGCTCAACACCGATGCCCATAATAGCATGGTAAAAGATAAG ATGACCAAGGCTGATTTCATCCGGAATAACCGGGGTATTGATAATGGCAAGGATCTAGCGGAAGATTATTTGGGTGCACTCTATGATCAGATTGTCAAAAATGAGATTAGAATGAAAGCTAATTCTTCTGCCCCCCAAAGCAAACAGGAAAACAGCCTGAATAAACTGTTGGGTTTTGATGGTATACTTAATCTGGTTTGGAAGCAGACAGAAGAAAAACCATTAGGGGCCAATGGATATCAAATAAGGCACATCCAAGAGCAGTTTAAAGCAAATTCTTTAAAATCAGA GGCTGTGTATTATGCTGTAGCCGACCCTACAATATTGAGGTTCATGGTTGAAGTTTGCTGGGGCCCAATTTTAGCTGCATTTAGTGTAACTCTGGACCAGATTGATGACAAGGAAGCTACCTCTCAGTGCTTGCAGGGATTCCGACATGCTGTGCATGTCACTGCTGTTATGGGTATGCAGACTCAGAGAGATGCTTTTGTCACCACTGTGGCTAAGTTTACTTATCTCCATTGTGCTGCAGATATGAAGCAAAAAAATGTTGATGCTGTCAAG GCCATAATTTCAATTGCTATTGAAGATGGAAACTACCTTCAGGAGGCATGGGAACATATTTTAACGTGCTTGTCCCGTTTTGAGCATCTGCAGCTCTTGGGGGATGGAGCACCATATGACCTGTCTTCTCTTAATACATCCTATTCTGATACTGAAGATATATCATTAAAATCTTCCAGTTACCCatctttgaaaaaaaaaggaaCACTTCAGAATCCGGCTGTGATGGCAGTTGTTCGAGGGTGCTCCTATGATAGTACCTCTGTCAGAGCGAATTCTCCCGGTCTTGTAACCCCAGAGCAGATCAATAACTTCATATCAAACTTACATTTGCTTGATCAAATTGGAAGTTTTGAGCTAAACCACATCTTTGCTCAGAGCCAAAGGTTGAACAGTGAGGCAATAGTGGCTTTTGTTAAGGTTCTTTGCAAGGTTTCTATGTCAGAATTGCAGTCCCCCACTGACCCTCGTGTGTTTAGCCTCACAAAAATTGTGGAAGTTGC GCACTACAACATGAATCGCATCAGACTTGTGTGGTCGCGAATATGGGGTGTCCTTTCAGAATTTTTTGTGGCAGTTGGTCTGTCAGAAAATCTCTCTGTTGCAATTTTTGTCATGGATTCACTGCGGCAGCTTGCAATGAAATTCCTAGAACGAGAAGAACTGGCAAATTATAATTtccaaaatgaatttttgagccCTTTTGTGGTTGTGATGCAGAAAAGCAGCTCTACAGAAATCAGAGAGCTAGTTGTTCGGTGTGTCTCGCAAATGGTGCTAAGCCGTGTCAATAATGTAAAATCTGGATGGAAGAGTGTTTTCATG GTGTTCACAGCCGCTGCAGCTGATGAAAGAAAGAGCATAGTCTTGCTGGCCTTTGAGACAATGGAGAAAATAGTACGAGAATACTTTTCCCACATTACCGAGACGGAAACTATGACTTTTACTGATTGTGTTAAGTGCCTCATCACTTTCACAAATAGTAGATTCAACAGCGACGTTAGCCTCAATGCAATTGCTTTTCTACGGTACTGTGCTGTTAGACTTGCAGATGGTGAACTTGCTTCTAACGAGAAAATTAAGGGGGATGAAATCACTTCTTTGGAGGACAATGTTTCGGATGTTCAAGCCTGCAAAGATAAAGATGAATACATGCATTTCTGGGTTCCTTTGCTATCAG GCCTATCAAGATTGACATCTGATCCGAGATCAGCCATTAGAAAGAGCGCTTTGGAAGTTCTGTTTAATATTTTGAAGGATCATGGCCATCTTTTTTCTCAGCCATTCTGGTCTAATGTTTTCAACTCCGTGATATTTCCAGTTTTCCGTTCCACATTTGATAGTAACGTGGATCAGAAGGATGATAGCAGTTCACCAAGTGCTAGAGTCACGCACAGTGATGGAAGTGCATGGGACTCTGAGACTTCCGCGATAGCAGCAGAATGTTTGAGTGATCTTTTTGTCCAATTTTTTGAATCAGTTAGGTCTCAACTGCTTGGAGTTGTTACGATACTGGTAGGATTCATTAGAAGTCCAGGCCAAGGTCCTTCAAGCGCTGGAGTATCTGCTTTGATGCGTTTGGTTGCTGATTTGAAGAGCAATCTTTTTGAAAAAGAATGGAGAGATATTTTTCTGTGTCTAAAAGAGGCTGCTGCTTCCAGTTTCCCCGGATTGGTCAAGCTTTTGAAAACCATGGACAGTGTTGAGGTGCCTGATGTTGCCCAACCCGATAGCGACATGGAATTGACTTCTGGCAATGTAGCAGTAAATGATGACCCTGAGAATGACAACCTGCAAACTGCAGCTTATGTTGTTTCAAGGATGAAAAGCCATATAACCACGCAGCTCCTCATTTTACAG GTTGTTACTGATCTTTACAAGATGCATTGGCAGACCTTGTCTACGGGTTCTATCATCCTCCTTCTTGAAACCTATTCATCCATCGCGTCACATTCCCATGAATTAAACATCGAAACTAGTTTACTGCTTAAGTTAGAAAAGGCATGCTATGCCCTAGAGATCTCAGAGCCACCGTTGGTTCATTTTGAAAACGAGTCTTATCAGAACTACATAAACTTTTTGCATGATTTACTCATGAATAATTCATCGTTGTGCGAGGAGAGAAATATAGAAGCAGAGCTTGTGTCTGTATGTGAACAAGTGTTGAAAATATACCTAAATTGTGCTGGCTTCGGATCTGTCAATAATGCTGTTAGCAAGCCTGTGCGTCACAGTTTTCTTCCATTAGGTTCGGCCAAGAAGGAGGAGCTGGCAGCACGCACTCCTTTAGTCCTGTTAGTGATGCGTATTTTGTGTAGAATGGAAAGAGATTCTTTTAGAATTTATGTTTCACAGTTGTTCCCATTACTAGCGGATCTTGTTCGAAGCGAGCATAACTCCCAGGAAGTGCAGCTTGTTCTTAGCAACATATTCCAATCATGTATAGGCCCTTTACTAATgcaatcttga
- the LOC140867148 gene encoding expansin-A16, producing MGAIICLHATLTLCYLLLVITSQDEEWRSAAATSDDSTLTEGACGFGNLDRHYYGMYGAGISSVLFNRGSTCGACFEVRCVNHILWCLQGSPSIVITATDFCPPNYGLPADFGGWCNVPRAHFHISRPAFSSIAHQKADIVPIQYRRVKCERKGGIRYALSGGAYFLQILISNVGSDGEVVAVKVKGSRTGWVPMGRNWGQNWQCNIDLSRQPLSFELTTVTGMTLTSYNVAPQNWKYGQTFQGKQF from the exons ATGGGCGCCATTATCTGTCTTCATGCTACTCTCACCttatgttatttgcttttagtAATTACTTCCCAAGATGAGGAATGGAGGTCTGCCGCCGCAACTTCCGACGACTCCACTCTCACCG AGGGTGCTTGTGGTTTTGGAAACCTTGACAGACATTATTATGGCATGTATGGTGCGGGGATTAGTAGCGTATTGTTTAACAGAGGAAGTACCTGCGGGGCATGCTTCGAGGTGCGATGCGTCAACCACATACTATGGTGCCTGCAGGGAAGCCCCTCCATTGTCATAACGGCAACTGATTTCTGCCCCCCTAATTATGGCCTGCCTGCTGATTTTGGTGGCTGGTGCAACGTCCCAAGAGCTCATTTTCACATCTCACGCCCCGCGTTTTCTAGTATCGCACATCAAAAGGCCGATATAGTTCCAATCCAATACAGAAG GGTGAAATGTGAGCGAAAAGGCGGGATTCGGTACGCTCTAAGTGGCGGCGCCTACTTCTTGCAAATCTTGATCAGCAATGTAGGATCAGATGGAGAAGTGGTTGCTGTCAAAGTGAAGGGATCAAGGACAGGATGGGTGCCTATGGGAAGAAACTGGGGACAAAACTGGCAATGCAACATTGACCTATCCCGGCAGCCGCTATCCTTCGAGCTCACCACCGTTACCGGGATGACATTAACATCATACAATGTGGCACCACAAAACTGGAAGTATGGTCAGACATTCCAGGGCAAACAATTCTAG
- the LOC140862720 gene encoding probable galacturonosyltransferase 3, giving the protein MSGDRTPLPLLTIFLFIIQFKMLHISTVRAEAWHAVTAQRNRKIYDCPRCFDRQDESNVTSNVRPDEKDIDIIVTYGDPTGAVQVRSVRSRDLSASWVWKKPGGKNHDQSRSSLMEEDPLQSKMSTRNAGGDFGNHQSGGEITYLQSIPLHPVKLKREMLRKERKQRRIADLIKQDKENDKQVQEAAIERARKLDTTVQGKYSIWRKEYENPNSESTVKLMRDQIIMSRAYATIAKAKNETVLYDSLTKHARESQLAIGEALTDADLLASALNQAKAMGHILATAKDRLYDCVSIARKLRVMLQSSETSVSTLKKKSSFLIQLAAKTVPKPLHCLPLLLTTDYYLRRYDERDFPSQGALEDASLYHYAIFSDNVLATSVVVNSTVLHAKKPEKHVFHIVTDKLNFAAMKMWFLVNAPVDAAIEIQNVDEFSWLNSSYCPVLRQLESSRMIEYYFKAHQASSLTAGSDNLKYRNPKYLSMLNHLRFYLPEVYPKLEKILFLDDDIVVQKDLTPLWSVNLRGMVNGAVETCKESFHRFDKYLNFSNPKISDNFDPNSCGWAFGMNIFDLKEWRKRDITGIYHHWQNSNEDRTLWKLGTLPPGLITFYNLTYPLDRSWHVLGLGYDPALNQTEIENAAVVHYNGNYKPWLNLAISKYKTYWSRYVMLDNMYLKLCNLKE; this is encoded by the exons ATGAGTGGCGATCGTACACCACTTCCGCTCCTCACAATCTTCCTTTTCATCATACAG TTTAAGATGCTTCATATTTCTACGGTGAGAGCAGAAGCATGGCACGCAGTTACAGC ACAAAGGAACCGTAAGATTTATGACTGTCCGCGTTGTTTTGATAGACAG GATGAAAGCAATGTCACTTCCAATGTTCGTCCAGACGAAAAG GATATTGACATAATTGTAACATACGGTGACCCTACTGGTGCTGTTCAAGTTAGAAGTGTAAGATCCAGGGACCTGTCTGCTTCCTGGGTGTGGAAAAAACCCGGTGGTAAAAATCATGATCAATCGAGGAGTTCACTG ATGGAAGAGGACCCATTGCAATCTAAAATGAGCACAAGGAACGCTGGAGGAGATTTTGGTAATCATCAATCTGGAGGTGAAATCACATATCTACAATCAATTCCCTTGCACCCAGTGAAACTCAAGAGGGAG ATGTTACGAAAGGAAAGGAAGCAAAGGCGGATTGCAGACTTGATCAAACAAGACAAAGAGAACGACAAACAGGTCCAAGAGGCTGCAATTGAACGAGCAAGGAAGCTTGATACCACTGTCCAGGGTAAATACAGTATATGGAGGAAAGAATATGAAAATCCGAATTCTGAATCCACAGTGAAACTCATGCGAGATCAGATTATAATGTCCAGAGCTTACGCAACAATAGCTAAAGCTAAGAATGAAACTGTGCTTTATGATTCTCTCACAAAACATGCTAGAGAAAGTCAATTGGCTATTGGAGAAGCTTTGACCGATGCTGATCTTCTTGCTAG TGCATTGAATCAAGCAAAAGCCATGGGTCACATTCTTGCTACAGCAAAGGACCGATTATATGATTGTGTTTCTATAGCAAGAAAGTTGAGAGTCATGCTTCAGTCAAGCGAAACAAGTGTCAGTACACTAAAGAAAAAGAGCTCATTCTTGATACAACTGGCTGCAAAAACTGTTCCCAAACCATTGCATTGTCTCCCTTTACTTCTGACTACAGATTATTACCTACGTAGGTATGATGAAAGGGATTTCCCTAGCCAAGGGGCACTGGAAGATGCTTCACTGTACCATTATGCCATATTTTCTGATAATGTACTAGCAACATCTGTTGTTGTAAACTCAACAGTGCTGCACGCTAAAAAGCCTGAAAAACATGTCTTTCATATAGTGACAGACAAGCTCAATTTTGCAGCTATGAAAATGTGGTTTCTAGTTAATGCTCCTGTTGATGCTGCAATTGAAATACAGAATGTGGATGAATTTTCTTGGCTCAATTCTTCATACTGCCCTGTCCTACGTCAGCTTGAATCTTCACGAATGATAGAATATTATTTCAAGGCACATCAGGCATCATCCCTCACGGCCGGTTCCGACAATCTCAAATACAGGAATCCAAAATACTTGTCCATGCTTAATCATCTTAGATTTTACCTTCCTGAAGTTTATCCAAAGCTGGAAAAGATATTGTTTCTAGACGATGACATTGTAGTTCAGAAGGATTTGACACCTTTATGGTCAGTAAATCTCCGAGGGATGGTGAATGGTGCTGTTGAAACCTGCAAGGAGAGCTTCCATAGGTTTGACAAGTATCTCAACTTCTCAAACCCAAAGATATCTGATAATTTCGATCCAAATTCTTGTGGCTGGGCATTTGGCATGAATATCTTTGATTTGAAAGAATGGAGGAAGCGCGACATTACTGGAATATACCATCATTGGCAAAACTCG AATGAAGACAGGACTCTTTGGAAACTTGGCACGCTGCCTCCAGGCCTGATTACTTTCTATAACCTGACATATCCTTTGGATCGGAGCTGGCATGTGCTGGGCCTGGGATATGATCCTGCTCTTAACCAAACAGAGATAGAGAATGCTGCTGTTGTTCATTATAATGGAAACTATAAGCCGTGGTTGAATCTTGCTATCTCTAAGTATAAAACATATTGGTCCAGATATGTCATGCTTGATAATATGTACCTAAAACTTTGTAACCTCAAGGAGTAA